One Candidatus Eremiobacteraceae bacterium DNA window includes the following coding sequences:
- a CDS encoding cobalamin B12-binding domain-containing protein has product MPERPIRILVAKAGLDGHDRGAKVIARALRDAGVEVIYTGLHQTPEQVVEAAIQEDVDGIGLSVLSGAHMTLFPRIKELLDKEGASDIVLFGGGTIPDEDVKPLLAAGIAAIFTPGTPIATTIDFVRRACGHRAGV; this is encoded by the coding sequence ATGCCGGAACGGCCGATCCGCATTCTCGTCGCCAAAGCGGGCCTTGACGGTCACGACCGCGGCGCGAAGGTGATCGCACGCGCGTTGCGCGATGCGGGCGTCGAAGTGATCTATACCGGCCTGCATCAGACGCCCGAGCAAGTCGTGGAAGCGGCCATACAAGAAGACGTGGACGGCATCGGCCTGTCCGTGCTCTCCGGCGCACACATGACGCTGTTCCCGCGCATCAAAGAGCTGCTCGACAAAGAAGGCGCGAGCGACATCGTGCTCTTCGGCGGCGGCACCATTCCCGACGAAGACGTGAAGCCGCTGCTCGCCGCGGGCATCGCAGCCATCTTCACCCCGGGCACGCCCATCGCGACCACCATCGACTTCGTGCGCCGCGCGTGCGGTCATCGCGCGGGAGTTTGA
- the gltX gene encoding glutamate--tRNA ligase, with protein sequence MRFAPSPTGFLHVGGARTALFNWLFARHNGGELVLRVEDTDTTRNRDEFTQGIYDGLRWLGISWDEGPDIGGPFGPYRQSERVDTHRKAAQKLRASGHAYDCFCAAVAEAPGADGSQDSEAAVCSCASLSEPERAARVAAGDAPALRMKVDANRAITVPDLIRGDVTFPAGTITDFVIVKRDGGALYNFAVVTDDYNMGITHVIRGEEHLANTPKQLLIYEALGLEPPAFAHIPIILNEQRRKLSKRDGAAFVNDYQAQGYLPAALVNFLVLLGWSPGENRELLTLDEMVREFSLEGVVKHPAIFDVAKLGWMNKEYLRTVPVPELARMVISLLPTVMPDATRIDPAYVERVTALFAARVHTIVEIIEQGSYFFNEAAPTPAPEAIAKHCAAPDTIELLTAIRAVLSAVADFSVAGIEAAIRGLAETRNMKAAAFIHPLRVALTGQAVSPGIFEVTSILGRVAVLGRIDALLARLERATAAPQ encoded by the coding sequence GTGCGTTTCGCTCCGAGCCCGACCGGCTTTTTACACGTGGGCGGCGCGCGGACCGCATTGTTCAACTGGCTGTTCGCGCGTCACAACGGCGGCGAACTCGTGTTGCGCGTGGAGGACACCGACACCACGCGCAATCGCGACGAATTCACGCAAGGCATCTACGACGGATTGCGTTGGCTTGGCATTTCATGGGACGAGGGCCCGGATATCGGCGGTCCGTTTGGTCCGTACCGCCAAAGCGAACGGGTCGACACGCATCGCAAAGCCGCGCAGAAGCTGCGCGCGTCCGGCCACGCCTACGATTGCTTCTGCGCAGCCGTCGCCGAAGCTCCTGGCGCGGACGGTTCTCAGGACAGCGAGGCGGCCGTATGTTCGTGCGCGTCCTTGAGCGAGCCTGAGCGCGCGGCGCGAGTGGCCGCCGGCGACGCCCCGGCACTGCGTATGAAAGTAGATGCAAACCGAGCTATTACAGTTCCCGACCTGATCCGCGGTGACGTTACATTTCCTGCAGGCACCATCACGGACTTTGTGATCGTGAAACGGGATGGGGGAGCGCTGTACAACTTCGCCGTGGTCACCGATGACTATAACATGGGCATCACCCACGTCATCCGCGGCGAAGAGCACTTGGCTAATACGCCCAAGCAGCTCCTCATATACGAAGCGCTCGGTCTTGAGCCGCCGGCATTCGCTCACATCCCGATCATCTTAAACGAGCAGCGCCGCAAGCTTTCCAAACGCGACGGCGCCGCATTCGTCAACGATTACCAGGCGCAAGGTTATTTGCCGGCCGCGCTCGTCAACTTTCTCGTGCTGCTGGGCTGGTCGCCCGGCGAGAATCGCGAGCTCTTGACGCTCGACGAGATGGTGCGCGAATTCTCACTCGAAGGCGTCGTCAAACATCCCGCCATCTTCGACGTCGCCAAGCTCGGCTGGATGAACAAAGAATACCTTCGCACGGTGCCGGTTCCCGAACTCGCGCGCATGGTGATCTCGCTCTTGCCAACGGTGATGCCGGATGCGACGCGGATCGATCCGGCATATGTCGAGCGCGTCACGGCACTTTTCGCCGCGCGTGTGCATACCATCGTCGAGATCATCGAGCAGGGATCGTATTTCTTCAATGAGGCGGCGCCGACGCCGGCGCCCGAAGCGATCGCAAAACACTGCGCGGCGCCGGACACGATCGAATTGTTGACCGCCATCCGCGCAGTCCTTTCCGCCGTCGCCGATTTCAGCGTGGCCGGCATCGAAGCGGCGATCCGCGGCCTTGCGGAGACTCGGAACATGAAGGCTGCCGCATTTATCCATCCATTGCGCGTCGCGTTGACCGGTCAAGCGGTCAGTCCCGGCATCTTCGAGGTGACATCCATTCTGGGCCGCGTGGCGGTTCTCGGGCGGATCGACGCGCTCTTGGCGCGCCTCGAACGCGCCACGGCTGCCCCGCAGTGA